GTATAGTGTACTAATTTATCCATTATATATTCCGTTATCTACTCATATTTTATTATTTTTCACTGTAATGCTATATTATACCTTACTCTATCCGCTTTGTCAAGTCTTTTTTCGGGTAATGTCCGCCTTGCTACTCCCCCTTATTATATTCACTAATATATTACAATATTTCCAGATTTCTTGGTAGTGATGTTAGTGTTTTACAGTTATTTTTATTTTCAACCACGACCATATCTTCAATTCTGACGCCGCCAAGGCCGCTTATATAAATGCCTGGCTCTATTGTAAAGACCATTCCCTGCTGAATTGTTGTCTGCGTATTGTAGCTTCTGATATATGGGAGCTCATGGACATCAAGCCCAACGCCATGTCCGGTTGAATGCCCAAAATATTGGCCATATCCAGCCTTTGTTATTATATCTCTGGTGACAGTGTCAATTTCGGCGGCACTTTTGCCGGCAGTGACGGAGGTACGTCCAAGCTCGTTTGCTATCTGAACAAACTCGTAGATTTCACGTTTTTTTGCCAAATTATCGCCTTTTAATAAAAAAGTCCTTGTCATGTCAGAAAAATAACCCTCACACTCTCCGCCCCAGTCTATCAGCACGAAATCACCGGGCTCTAATAGTTTCTCTGTAGGCTTTGCGTGAACTATGGCCGTGTTGACCCCTGAGGCTATAATTGTGTCAAAGGGGAGTTTTCGCACGCCGGTGGTTTTCAAACTCTCATCAAGTCGAAGCGCTATTTCACGCTCTGTGACTCCCGGACGTATGTATGGCTTCACCTCAATTAATGCCCGCTCGGCACGTTCCACAGCTTTGCTTATCATCTGTAGCTCATAGGCATCCTTCAGTTCCCGCAACACTTCTACCACATCTTGTGTGGCGCTCACTTTGAGCTTTTTACCAAATTCCTGAAACTGCCTCAAGGGAATGGTGTCTTCAATGTAAAATTCCTCAAACCCAAGTTTTTCTATCATAAAGTTGGTGATGAAACTAACACTGTCGTTTTCTGTTATTACAATCTCTGCACCAGAGACCTCTGTCTCGCTTTGTTCTTTGTATCTGAAGTCGGTAAAAAAGAAATCCCCATGTTCGCTTATCAGCAAAAACCCGCTTGAGCCGCTAAACCCAGTAAGATACCGGATGTTTGCAAGATTTATAACCAAAAGAGCGCCAACTGTCCGCTCTCTCAGGATTTCCTTTAGCCTTTCGATACGTCCGGCATTAATTGTACGCTGGTCCTGCATAAAGCTCCTGACTTTTTTCCTTAAGGCGATTTTTTAAAAAATCCAGTTTTCTGATTAAAGCGTTTTCATCCTTATCCATGAGTCTTGCCGATTGCCGCAAGTTATCGAGGTTTATCTTAATTACCTGATTTGCCGGAAACCGTTCCTGAAGCCGGGTGTATGCCTTTATCGCCGATAGAAATCTCTCAGTAAGAATATAGTTTTCTATCATTTCAATTTCCTCTTTAACCACAAGCTCCTCATCCTGAAACTTATCATCTGTTGTGGAACTACCCTCAGAGCTGACCTCTTCAATCCCGTTTTCCTCATCAGTATCAGAGATGGTTTCTATAGTATCCGAAATGATTTCTATCTCATCGGTAATAGAGATGCTTTCCATAAGTTCATTCACTTCCAGGTCTAAATTAGCAGCGCCAACTACCTCCTCATCTCCCTCATCATCAATATCAGATGTTTCTAACACAAGAGCATTCATCTCCGAATCCGTGATGATGTCTATGTCTGAAATTTCCTCGGATGGTAGTTTAGTCCCTGTGTCAAGCTCAGTGCCATAAGTTATTAACTCGTTGTCTGGAGTTGAAGCATAATCTTCAAGGGTTAACTCTATAATTTCATCGTTTTCATCGTCAGAATGCAGGAGTGATTTCAAATCGTACCCATTAACGCTACCGGAAAGAGGTGCCGGCGGCTCTGCAAACGGATCCCATGATACATTTTCCCCATCATTCTGTAACTGAAGAGAGTCCAGCCCTGCTTTGGTAATTATAGTTTCAGTGTCCTCATCATCCTCTAAGGTTACTGGCTCATTTGGGCTTATAATAAAACCACCATCGTCTGTATGAGGCGACTGTTCTAAATCCCCTGCATTAAACACTATCGTATCGTCTATGTAGAAAAGATTTTCTGTTTTTCCACCTTCACTACCAGACTCACTTAAAACCTCTGCCATAATATCATCTAAAAAAGTATCCGGCTCCGTTTCAATGGTGTCTGTGTAGTCATCATCGGCAAGGGATGCTGCTATTATGTCCTCTATATCATCGGTTTTTTTTATTTCCGCTCCGGAATCACTTAAAATCTCCTCAGTAATATCATCTGAGATGATAATCTCCTCTGGTGATATATCCGGTTCTGTTGCAATAGTGTCTGCGTAGTCATTATCGGCAAGAGATGCTGCTATTAAGTCTTCTATATCATTGGTTTTTTCTGTCTTTTCTATTTCATCTGTTAAATCAAACTGGTTTTCTTCAGCAGGGACAGGAGGCATTTCATCATTGCCAAATAACGGCTCAAGCTCGGTCTCCGTAGTATTTTCAGAGAGTGACCTTATAGCCTCAAGAGCTTCTCTGTCTCCTGTGTTAAGGGCAAGAATCCTGTTATTAGCCATGATGGCCTTTTCCGCCTGTCCGGTTTGAGCATACAGAACGGCAAGTTTACGATGCGACAGAATATTGCCTGGTATAACTCCGACAACTTGTTCAAACTCCTCAATGGCACTTTCCACGTATCCACTTTCCATGTATATTTTACCAAGGCTTACATGAGCACTCATATAGTTGGGATGCTTCTTTAAACAGTACTTTAAAATCGTTACCGCTTCAGCCATATCGTATTGTTTGAATTCCTCGGCCAGGGGGACAAGGAGTTTGTAATCATCCCCCATGAAGATTTTTTCCTTCTTTTTAAGGAGTTTTTTGTCTATCTTGCCCATTTTCTATGCGTCCGGTTGTAAGTTTATTTAAAACGGCATCGAGGATTTTTTCGGCACAGAGGCTTTTTTTCATCTCAGGATAGTCTATAATCTGATCCTCTGTCACTATGGAGATAATGTTGGTATCAACGTCAAATCCGGCACCATCTGCTGTAACATCGTTAAATACGATTAGGTCTGCACCTTTTTTAATAAGTTTCTCACGTGCCCTTTGCACATTTGCTCCGGTCTCTGCAGCAAAACCAGCTATAAACGGAGTTTTTGTGCCATTATCAGAGACTTTACGCTCTTTAGCAATCTTTGCCAGTATGTCGTCAGTTTTAGAAAGGTTTAAACTAAAACCGTCTTGTCTTGTGATTTTTACAGAGGCATATTTCTCAGGCTTAAAATCAGAAACAGCGGCGGCTTTAACTACAATGTGCGCATCCTTATATTCACTGAGCACGGCTTGTTCCATCTCAGAGGATGTTTCAACATTAATGACTCTGCCAGCGTTAAAAGCAGGCAGTGATACGGGGCCACTTATTAAAGTGACAAGAGCGCCGCGCCTTGCCGCTTCATACGCTATTGCATAGCCCATTTTGCCCGATGACCGGTTAGTCAGAAACCTTACCGGATCAATGTACTCTCGTGTGGGGCCAGCCGTAACAAGCACCCTCATCCCCACCATGTCTTTTTTACCGTTTATATGACTCATAACGGTTGAGACTATCGTTTCAACAGCTGCCATTTTGCCAACACCAACGTCTCCGCAGGCAAGTGAGCCGCACTCCGGAGGTATCTCTATAACTCCCATGCTCTTTAGAAAATCGAGCCGCCGTTTAAATATTGGGTTTTCATACATCTTTGAATTCATAGCCGGAGCTATGGCAGAAGCTCCGCTATAAGCCGTAAACATGGTTGTCAGGAGATTATCGGCAAGCGGCAGAGCGTACTTTGTGATGGTGTTTAAAGAGGCCGGAGCTGTCAAAAAAAAAGCGGCATCCCGAGCTAACTCAATGTGTGATAATGGGTCAGAAAATGAGTCCGTTACAACCGGATTTTCTGAGACAACCTCAAGACTGAGCGGAGATACAAAACGCGTTGCCGCATCGGTCATCACAACACGCACTCCGCAAGAGGCAGCTTTAAAGGCACGCACAAGCTCCGGCGCCTTATATGCCGCAATGCTGCCCGTTACCCCTAAGATAATGTAGAGGCTGTTGCTACACCTCTTCGTCGTATGACTTATCCCCATCTGAAAACAGGCTCTCTATGTCTATAGTGGGAGTCTTGTCTATCTCCTCTTTTTCCGTAAGGTAGAATTTGAGATCTTTTTCCAGTTCCGACAGATCCTCTTGCTCGGTTTCCCTGCGCTTTTCCTCAAGGAACCGTTTGTAATCAAGACGCTTTGCCTCCTCGTTTGCTTGTTTAGCCTCATCTCCGGTTATAAACTCAAGTATGTACTGGAGGGTTTCCTCAAGAGCAATGGTAGTCACGCGCTTAGCCTTAGTTGCTATCTTTGGCTTCCCTCTGTGGGATAATTCTTTTGCCCTTTGAGCCACAATATTAACAAGTCTGAAGCGGCCGTCTATCTTCTCTTCATCAAGCTCAATCGGCAGCGATATTAAATCCATATAAATGTTTCCTCCTCAAAATTTTAATGTATATCAAAATGATTTTCAAGCCATTGATAATCAATGCCATCAGTTCTCAGGCGGTTTGATACGATTATCGACTGTAACTGATTAAGAGCATGGTCTAAGACATCGTTTACGATAATATAATCATAAAAGACACACTCCATCATCTCCTTTTTTGCAACAAGGAGTCTTTTTATAATATCCTCCTCAGAGTCCTTACCTCGTCCCCTTAGGCGCTGCTCAAGGGTTTCCATAGAAGGCGGAAGGATAAATATAAAGACGGCATCAGTGTGTTTGGCCTTAATCTGTCTTACCCCCTGAATGTCTATATCAAGCAGCACATCACCTCCGGATGAAAGTATCTCTTCTATCCTTTTTAAAGATGTGCCGTAGTAGTTACCAAAAACCTCTGCCCACTCTATAAACTGTCCGCCGTTAAGCATGAGTTTAAATTCCTCAACGCTTATAAACGTGTAATCCACGTCCTGTATTTCGCCGACTCTTGGCTTACGTGTTGTGAAAGAGACGGATTCCTTTAAGTTTGGCACCAGATCAAGCAAAGATGTGCACAGTGTGGTTTTGCCGGTTCCTGACGGTGCTGACAATATATAAAGCCTGCCTTTATTATTTCTCTGTAACATGCAACTTTCATTCAATGTTTTGTACCTGCTCACGAAGTTTCTCTATTTCAAGCTTCAGGTTAACCGCCTCAGCCCCTATGTCGTAATGCCCTGCTTTTGAGGAAATCGTGTTAGCCTCCCGATTTAATTCCTGCAATAAGAAATCAAGTCCCTTACCTATATTATCATTATTTTGAAGGATTTTGTTAAATTGTTTGAGATGGCTTCCAACCCGTTCGATTTCCTCTGATATGTCCATCTTATCTGAAAGAATTGCCGCCTCCTGAATCAGACGGTTTTCATCTATTACAAAGTCTTTGAAAAGCTCATTCAGTCTCTCTCGTAATTTTTCAGAGACCACAGACATAGCCGCCTTTTGCCGATGTTCAATTTCTGTGATTATCTCTGAAAGTGTGCGAAGACGGTTTTGCACTATGTCATAGAGATTTTTGCCCTCTTGTTGCCTCATATCTATAAGGCCTCGGAGCGCATCCCTAAAAATCCCCTCAAGAATTTCCTCTGCCGGATTCTCATCCTCCTTTATTACTGCCTCTTTAAAGGACAACACAGTGGCGATGTCCACACTGCCGCTGAGTTTAAACTCCTCCTTAAGAGCATTTAAAGAGTCAACCATAGGGCCCACAAAATCCCTGTTTATCATCACCCGTGTGCCCGGCACCTCTGATGTAGTGCTGATATAAACGTCAACACGCCCGCGGTTTAAGTGTTCCTTAATGATTGCTCTTAACATCGGTTCATGTTTAAGCATAAACACAGGAGCTTTTATAGAAATATCAAGGTATCTGTGGTTAACCGAGCGGATCTCTACTTTCAGAGCATCCTTCTGAGCACAGCCGTAACCTGTCATACTGAAAATCAAGCTGTGCCTCCGGGTTTTTCGGCGGTAAAGGCAATGAGAGCATCTATATCATTGATTCCAATTTCCTTTTGAAACGCATCCGAGAGCCTTTTACATAGAGCACGGGATGTTTTTAGTTCATTTTCTCCAATTATAACAACAAAAGATGCGTTTAATTTATCAGCACTCTTAAGATGGCTTTTAAGTGAATGTCTGCCGTCTCCAAGCTCTGTGACAAAACCCCTTTGGCGCAAGGATTGGCTTAACACAAATGCTTTGTTTTCAGCGGCACTGCCTAGTGGCGCAAGATAAAACACAGGGATGCTCTGATTTTTCGTTTCTCCAACAAGAGCGACAAGCCTCTCCATGCCGATAGCAAACCCAACGGCAGGAGTTGCGGGGCCGTTAAAATCAGAAACAAGATTATCATACCGCCCGCCTGCGGCCACAGCTTTTTGAGCTCCCAGGTGTTCAGTAGTAATCTCAAAAGCCGTCCGGTTGTAGTAATCCAGCCCACGCACAATATAGGGGTTTTCTTTATAATCTATTTCTAAAGCTGTGAGCAGCTCTTTAAGTCTTTCGTGGTGAGTTTTACAATCGTCACAGATGTAATCAAGAATGACCGGTGCGCCTGCTCTTTGCTCAACACAGCGCTCTACTTTACAGTCGAGCATCCGAAGAGGGTTTTTAGCAATACGTACCTGGCAATCGTTACAGAGCACTCCTTTTTTAGAAAAGAACCCAACAATAGCGTCCCTGTAGCTACCCCTGCACTTATTGCACCCAATTGAGTTCAGCTCTATAGTAAGGTTGGTTAAATCTAACCTCTGAAAAAGCGTGTGAGCCATAGTAATTACCTCGGCATCTACAAGCGGACTGGCACTGCCCAAAGCCTCAACGCCAATTTGGTAAAACTGCCTGAGCCGTCCCTTTTGGGGCCGCTCGTACCGGAACATCGGGCCGTAGTAGTAGAATTTCTGAGGAGATGGCAGAAGGTGCAGGTTGTTTTCAACATAGCAGCGCACCATGCCTGCTGTACCCTCAGGACGAAGGGTTATGCTCCTGTCACCTTTGTCCGTAAAGGTGTACATTTCCTTTCCGACAATATCCGTAGTCTCTCCGATGGAGCGGATAAAAAGCTCGCTGTGCTCAATGACGGGAATCTTTATCTCATTGAAACCAAATGAGCTGAAAACCTCCTTTGAGGTTTCCTCTATCCGGTTCCATGTATAAATCTCTGGCGGCAGGACATCACATACGCCCTTAAGGGTACTAAGTTTCGTCACTGTCGTTTCCAAAACTTTGCCGACGGTTTTCGTCCCACTCCTCGCCCTCTCCCTCACGCTCTTTATCAAACTCGATTTCTCTTGTTATTTTTTCCGTCAGCCTGCGGATTTCCTCTTTAAAATGTCTTCTGATTCCTTTTAAGTCAACTATGTCCTCGTGTATTTTAACGACACGCTCCTGGGCGCGTTTTATTATTTCATCGGCTTTAAGCTCAGCCTCACGGGTTATCAACTCTGCCTCTTTCCGTGCATTGCTCTTGTAGGCTTCTATCATCTGTTGAGCCGTTATGAGAGTTTCCCTGAGCGTTGACTCCATATTTTTATGCTCTTTCAGTTGGCTCTCTATTATGTGGAGCTGCTCTTTTAAAGATGTGTTTTCCCTTAACAGCTCCTCCATCTCCTCACGTAGCACCTCTAAAAAAGCATACACCTCCTCCACGTCAAAACCCCTGAATTTGACCGGAAACTGCTTCTGCTGAATATCAAGCGGTGTTATTCTCATCCGTTTCTCCTTATATTTAAGGCTTTACTTTTAAACAATTCTTCTTAATTGCAATAAACAACTATTAAGGCATTGACATTATAGCATTTTATCGGAATGTTTCACCAATTATGTAAAGTATTGCAAAAAATTTTTATCTACATATACGCACAGACAAATTAAATGACCCTAAAACGTGGGGATACAGATGGACGGATGTACTTCAATATCATACCAGGTTGCAGTAGTTATTCCTTAACAATTTTCCATAGACTCGTGCGTGATATGCCAAGCACTTCGGCTGCCTTAGTTTTGTTTCCGCCAAGGCGGTTTAACACGTCAATAGCATAGTCTTTTGTAAAATCATCTATGGATTTTATGGCCTCATCGTGTTTGGTTTCCTCTTTAGCTACACTTAG
The genomic region above belongs to Nitrospirota bacterium and contains:
- a CDS encoding aminopeptidase P family protein, producing MQDQRTINAGRIERLKEILRERTVGALLVINLANIRYLTGFSGSSGFLLISEHGDFFFTDFRYKEQSETEVSGAEIVITENDSVSFITNFMIEKLGFEEFYIEDTIPLRQFQEFGKKLKVSATQDVVEVLRELKDAYELQMISKAVERAERALIEVKPYIRPGVTEREIALRLDESLKTTGVRKLPFDTIIASGVNTAIVHAKPTEKLLEPGDFVLIDWGGECEGYFSDMTRTFLLKGDNLAKKREIYEFVQIANELGRTSVTAGKSAAEIDTVTRDIITKAGYGQYFGHSTGHGVGLDVHELPYIRSYNTQTTIQQGMVFTIEPGIYISGLGGVRIEDMVVVENKNNCKTLTSLPRNLEIL
- the coaBC gene encoding bifunctional phosphopantothenoylcysteine decarboxylase/phosphopantothenate--cysteine ligase CoaBC, with amino-acid sequence MGISHTTKRCSNSLYIILGVTGSIAAYKAPELVRAFKAASCGVRVVMTDAATRFVSPLSLEVVSENPVVTDSFSDPLSHIELARDAAFFLTAPASLNTITKYALPLADNLLTTMFTAYSGASAIAPAMNSKMYENPIFKRRLDFLKSMGVIEIPPECGSLACGDVGVGKMAAVETIVSTVMSHINGKKDMVGMRVLVTAGPTREYIDPVRFLTNRSSGKMGYAIAYEAARRGALVTLISGPVSLPAFNAGRVINVETSSEMEQAVLSEYKDAHIVVKAAAVSDFKPEKYASVKITRQDGFSLNLSKTDDILAKIAKERKVSDNGTKTPFIAGFAAETGANVQRAREKLIKKGADLIVFNDVTADGAGFDVDTNIISIVTEDQIIDYPEMKKSLCAEKILDAVLNKLTTGRIENGQDRQKTP
- a CDS encoding DNA-directed RNA polymerase subunit omega codes for the protein MDLISLPIELDEEKIDGRFRLVNIVAQRAKELSHRGKPKIATKAKRVTTIALEETLQYILEFITGDEAKQANEEAKRLDYKRFLEEKRRETEQEDLSELEKDLKFYLTEKEEIDKTPTIDIESLFSDGDKSYDEEV
- the gmk gene encoding guanylate kinase; amino-acid sequence: MLQRNNKGRLYILSAPSGTGKTTLCTSLLDLVPNLKESVSFTTRKPRVGEIQDVDYTFISVEEFKLMLNGGQFIEWAEVFGNYYGTSLKRIEEILSSGGDVLLDIDIQGVRQIKAKHTDAVFIFILPPSMETLEQRLRGRGKDSEEDIIKRLLVAKKEMMECVFYDYIIVNDVLDHALNQLQSIIVSNRLRTDGIDYQWLENHFDIH
- a CDS encoding YicC family protein codes for the protein MIFSMTGYGCAQKDALKVEIRSVNHRYLDISIKAPVFMLKHEPMLRAIIKEHLNRGRVDVYISTTSEVPGTRVMINRDFVGPMVDSLNALKEEFKLSGSVDIATVLSFKEAVIKEDENPAEEILEGIFRDALRGLIDMRQQEGKNLYDIVQNRLRTLSEIITEIEHRQKAAMSVVSEKLRERLNELFKDFVIDENRLIQEAAILSDKMDISEEIERVGSHLKQFNKILQNNDNIGKGLDFLLQELNREANTISSKAGHYDIGAEAVNLKLEIEKLREQVQNIE
- a CDS encoding histidine--tRNA ligase, whose product is MTKLSTLKGVCDVLPPEIYTWNRIEETSKEVFSSFGFNEIKIPVIEHSELFIRSIGETTDIVGKEMYTFTDKGDRSITLRPEGTAGMVRCYVENNLHLLPSPQKFYYYGPMFRYERPQKGRLRQFYQIGVEALGSASPLVDAEVITMAHTLFQRLDLTNLTIELNSIGCNKCRGSYRDAIVGFFSKKGVLCNDCQVRIAKNPLRMLDCKVERCVEQRAGAPVILDYICDDCKTHHERLKELLTALEIDYKENPYIVRGLDYYNRTAFEITTEHLGAQKAVAAGGRYDNLVSDFNGPATPAVGFAIGMERLVALVGETKNQSIPVFYLAPLGSAAENKAFVLSQSLRQRGFVTELGDGRHSLKSHLKSADKLNASFVVIIGENELKTSRALCKRLSDAFQKEIGINDIDALIAFTAEKPGGTA
- a CDS encoding DivIVA domain-containing protein translates to MRITPLDIQQKQFPVKFRGFDVEEVYAFLEVLREEMEELLRENTSLKEQLHIIESQLKEHKNMESTLRETLITAQQMIEAYKSNARKEAELITREAELKADEIIKRAQERVVKIHEDIVDLKGIRRHFKEEIRRLTEKITREIEFDKEREGEGEEWDENRRQSFGNDSDET